DNA from Stenotrophomonas acidaminiphila:
CGCCGGCGCGTTCTGCAGTCGCGCACTGACCGCGTACATGCCGAACACCGGTGGCGTGTACAGCACGCCATCGCGGCCGGGCACGCACAGCGCGCGCACCAGCAGGTCGATGGCCTCGTCGCTGCCGCGCCCGACCAGCAACTGCTCGGACGTACAGCCATAGAGCGTGGCCAGGCGCTCGCGTAGCGCCTGCGGCTGCGGCTCCGGATAACGCCGGCACAGCCCGCCGGCATCGCCGGGGTTGGGCCACGCCGATTCGTTGGCATTGAGCCAGATCTCGCCCTCCAGCCGGGTGCTGCGCGCGGACGCATACCCGGCGAAGCCGCGCAGGTCCTCGCGCACCAGGTCGAGCACGCCGCTCATGGCGCCACCTCCAGCCGCAGCGCGACCGCGTTGGCGTGCGCGTCCAGCCCTTCGGCGCGGGCCATGACCAGCGCGCACGGGCCGATGCCGGCAATGCCCTGCGCGCTGGCGGCCTGCACGCTGATCTGGTTCTGGAAGCTGGCCACGCTGACCCCGCTGTAGGCGCGTGCGGCGCCGGCGGTGGGCAGCACGTGGTTGGTACCCGAGCAGTAATCGCCCAGCGCTTCGGGCGTGTAGTCGCCCAGGAACACCGAACCGGCCGCCTCGACCCGCTCCAGCCAGTCGCGCGGCTGGCGCAGCGCCAGGATCAGGTGCTCGGGCGCGTAGCGGTTGGAAATGGAGAACGCCTGTTCGATGGATGCGACCTGCAGCAGCAGCGAGGCCGCCAGCGCCTGGCGGGCGATGGCCTCGCGCGGCAGCCGCGCCACCTGCCGTTCCACTTCCCCGCGCACCGCGGCGATCAGCGTGGCGTCGTCACTGAGCAGCAGCACCTGCGAATCGGGGCCGTGTTCGGCCTGCGACAGCAGGTCGGCGGCGACGAACGCCGGGTTGGCGCCGGCATCGGCGATCACCAGCACTTCCGAAGGCCCCGCCGGCATGTCGATGGCGGCGGCGCCAGCCTGCGCCACCTGCTGCTTGGCCTCGGTGACGTAGGCGTTGCCGGGGCCGAACAGCTTGTCGCAGGACGGCACGGTCGCGGTACCCCAGGCCATCGCCGCGATCGCCTGCGCGCCGCCGATCTTGTAGACCCGGTGCACGCCGGTCAGGCGCGCGGCCACCAGCACCGCCGGGTCGGCGGAGCCATCCCGGCGCGGCGGCGTGCACAGCACCACCTCGCGGCAACCAGCCAGTTTCGCCGGCACCCCCAGCATCAGCGCGGTCGATGGCAACGGCGCGCTGCCGGCCGGCACGTACAGGCCGACGCGGGCGATCGGCCGGATGACCTTGCCGCAGACCACGCCCGGTGCGGTTTCCACCGAGTACGGCTGGGCCATGCCCGCGCGGTGGTAGGTGTCGATGCGCGTGGCCGCCTGCTGCATGGCGATGCGCAGTTCCGCCGGCACCGCCAGCTCGGCGGCGGCGAACTCGGCCTCGCTCACCTCGAAGCGCTCCAGCGTCACCCCGTCCAGGCGCGCGGTGATGTCGCGCAGCGCGGCATCGCCGCCCTCGCGGACCTGCTCTATCAAGGCCGCGACGGCGGCGCGGGTCCGGGTGGCCACGGCCTGCGCCGGCCGGGTCAGCGCGCGCGCCTGGGCGTCGGCATCCAGTGCATTCCAGTCAAGGATGTTCATGCCAGCGACTTCTCCACCGCCAGCACCATCAGCCCCTGCGCACCGGCGCGCTCCAGTTCCTCGAGCCGCTGCCAGCTCAGCGCGCCGTTGCACATGGTCTGCAGGCGCACCGCGCCGCCATCGCCGGGCAGCCGCAGCAGCGGTTCGGCGTCGGGCAGCAGCCGCGCCAGCGCGTCCACGCGCTCCTCGGCCGCCGAGAACATCAGCAGTTTGCGGTCCTGCACCCTGCTCAGGCCGTCCAGGCGGCGCAGCAGCATCGCCATCAGCCCGGCGCGGGCGTCGTCCAGTTCACGCACCGGGCCGGCCAGCACCG
Protein-coding regions in this window:
- a CDS encoding histidinol dehydrogenase, with the protein product MNILDWNALDADAQARALTRPAQAVATRTRAAVAALIEQVREGGDAALRDITARLDGVTLERFEVSEAEFAAAELAVPAELRIAMQQAATRIDTYHRAGMAQPYSVETAPGVVCGKVIRPIARVGLYVPAGSAPLPSTALMLGVPAKLAGCREVVLCTPPRRDGSADPAVLVAARLTGVHRVYKIGGAQAIAAMAWGTATVPSCDKLFGPGNAYVTEAKQQVAQAGAAAIDMPAGPSEVLVIADAGANPAFVAADLLSQAEHGPDSQVLLLSDDATLIAAVRGEVERQVARLPREAIARQALAASLLLQVASIEQAFSISNRYAPEHLILALRQPRDWLERVEAAGSVFLGDYTPEALGDYCSGTNHVLPTAGAARAYSGVSVASFQNQISVQAASAQGIAGIGPCALVMARAEGLDAHANAVALRLEVAP